In Carya illinoinensis cultivar Pawnee chromosome 9, C.illinoinensisPawnee_v1, whole genome shotgun sequence, the following are encoded in one genomic region:
- the LOC122276812 gene encoding ATP-dependent DNA helicase PIF1-like, which produces MGIWGRHKLFATILVYYNPTNPRYLWEHFEQDMSSDFQLTEDSQSNVRMQVLRSISMSLESMGRDINSFQLLDRNIHFDEDEFLSREIDDELAVFIPEEDITASTLLNREQQIVYNLVLEKIFSNQSAAFFIDGPGGTEKTFLYKALLATIRSRHLIALATASSGVAASILPGGRTAHSRFKIPLDSNKNSICSVSKQSGLAKLLQISKLIIWDKAPMSRKEAIEALDRMLKDVNDSELSFGGKVVIFGGDFRQILPVVPKGTRQQQIDASLVSSYLWPTLTKICLTENMRARLDPDFSNYILELGNGMPPITIDDYVKIPTTMLIPYQNDTTSLDQLLDAVFNDISEYSANISNMMNHAILTPKNSYVDEINNLLIQRFPGDIKQYYSFDETIDASEQAIMEDFLNTLTPNGFPPHQLLLKQNCPIMLLRNINPSEGLCNGTRLICRNFDHNVIHAEIAIGHQTGKKVFIPRIPFLPKSDENSGFPFKRTQFPIRLSFAMSINKSQGQTLDFVGIYLPQPVFSHGQLYVALSRAKTISEVKILIRPISMEEPENNSTKNIVYTELLSIAASD; this is translated from the coding sequence ATTTTGGTCTACTATAATCCAACAAATCCAAGATATCTTTGGGAACATTTTGAACAAGACATGTCATCTGATTTTCAATTAACTGAAGATTCTCAATCAAATGTGAGAATGCAAGTTTTACGCTCCATCTCCATGTCACTTGAATCAATGGGTAGAGACATTAATTCATTCCAACTTCTTGATCGAAACATTcattttgatgaagatgaatTTTTGTCCAGAGAGATTGATGATGAACTAGCTGTTTTTATTCCAGAAGAGGATATCACTGCATCAACACTACTTAATCGAGAGCAACAAATTGTTTACAATTTGGTTCTAGAAAAGATTTTCTCAAATCAAAGTGCTGCATTTTTTATAGATGGGCCTGGCGGAACTGAAAAGACATTTTTATACAAGGCACTTCTTgcaacaataaggtcaagacattTAATTGCTCTTGCAACTGCTTCATCTGGTGTAGCTGCATCAATTCTACCTGGAGGTCGAACAGCACATTCACGATTTAAAATACCTCTAGACAGTAACAAAAATTCCATATGCAGTGTTAGCAAACAAAGTGGACTCGCAAAACTGCtacaaatatcaaaattgatTATATGGGATAAAGCTCCTATGTCAAGAAAAGAAGCAATAGAAGCATTAGACAGAATGttgaaagatgtcaatgattcagAACTATCTTTTGGTGGAAAAGTTGTTATATTTGGAGGAGATTTTCGCCAAATTTTACCTGTTGTTCCAAAAGGAACAAGACAACAACAAATTGACGCTAGCTTGGTTTCTTCTTATCTATGGCCCACATTAACAAAAATTTGTCTGACTGAAAATATGCGCGCAAGATTGGATCCAGATTTTTCAAACTATATATTGGAATTAGGTAATGGAATGCCACCAATTACAATCGATGACTATGTCAAAATTCCTACAACCATGTTAATTCCATATCAGAATGATACTACTTCTTTGGATCAATTATTAGATGctgtttttaatgatatttcagaatattcggcaaatatttcaaacatgaTGAACCATGCCATATTGACACCGAAGAACAGTTATGTAGATGAGATAAACAATTTGTTGATACAGAGATTTCCAGGAGATATCAAACAGTATTACAGTTTTGATGAAACAATTGATGCATCTGAACAAGCAATCATGGAAGATTTCTTAAATACATTGACTCCAAATGGATTCCCTCCACATCAACTATTGCTCAAACAGAATTGTCCTATCATGTTGCTTCGAAATATTAATCCTTCTGAAGGATTATGCAACGGAACACGGCTGATTTGTCGTAATTTTGATCATAACGTCATTCATGCAGAAATTGCAATTGGCCATCAAACTGGCAAAAAAGTTTTCATTCCAAGGATCCCTTTTTTGCCCAAATCAGATGAAAATAGTGGTTTTCCATTCAAAAGAACTCAATTTCCTATCAGATTAAGCTTTGCAATGAGTATAAATAAATCGCAAGGGCAAACGTtagattttgttggaatatatttaCCTCAGCCAGTTTTTTCACATGGACAGTTATATGTTGCTTTATCAAGAGCGAAGACTATTTCTGAAGTCAAAATTTTAATACGACCAATCTCAATGGAAGAACCAGAGAATAATTctacaaaaaatattgtatatacaGAATTATTATCAATTGCAGCTTCCGATTGA